The segment AGCATCATGCCCGAAGACTTGAACGGCTGCGCGATGTTGACCAGCGCCAGCCCCTTCTCGCGCGCGGCCAGCGCCGAAGGCATCCAGTCCACCACCACGTCGGCCCCGCCGCCGGCGATCACCTGGGTCGGCGCCACGTCCGGCCCGCCGGGCAGGATGGTGACGTTCAGCCCCTCGGCCTCGTAAAAGCCCTTGGCGGCGGCCACGTAATAGCCCGCGAACTGCGCCTGCGTCACCCATTTCAGTTGCAGCGTCACATCGTCCGCCGCCTGCGCGCCGGTTGCGGCAAACGCCGTCATCAACGCACCGGTCACAAGTTTCTTCATCTCAACCCTCCATGTTGCCGCCCCTTGAACGGGGCCCTGTCAATTCCGTTGCGAGGGGTGCCAGAAGGTCACCGCCCGCTCGATCAGCGCAATCGCCCCATAGAAGGCCGATCCCGCCAATGCCGCAACCGCAATCGTCGCCCAGATCATGTCCAGCCCAAGCTTGCCGATCTCGGCGGTGATGCGGAAACCCATGCCGCGCGTCGGGCTGCCGAAGAACTCGGCAACGATCGCGCCGATCAGCGCCAGCGTCGCCGCGATCTTCAAACCGTTGAAGATGAACGGCATCGCGGCGGGCAGCCGCAGCTTGCGCAGGGTCTGGCCATAGCTGGCGCTGTAGGTCGCCATCAGGTCGCGCTGCATCGCCTCTGTCGCCTTCAACCCCGCCACCGTGTTCACCAGCACCGGAAAGAACACCATCACCACCACCACGGCGGCCTTGGAGTGCCAGTCGAACCCGAACCACATGACCATGATCGGCGCGATGCCGACAATGGGCAGCGCCGCGACAAAATTGCCCACCGGCAGCAGGCCGCGCTGCAGAAAGACCGAGCGGTCGATGGCAATCGCCACCGCCACCGCCGCGCCGCAGCCGATCACATAGCCCGACAGCGCGCCTTTCAGGAACGTCTGCACGAAGTCGCCCCACAGCACCGGCAGGCTGCCGACCAGCCGCGCCCCGACGGCCGAGGGCGGCGGCAGGATCACCGGGCTGACCCCCAGCCCGCGCACCACCCCCTCCCACACCACCAGCAGCGTCACGCCAAAAACCGCAGGCACCACCAGCCGCAGCACCGGATACCGCGCCGCCCGCCGCGCCAGCGCCGCATTCAGCGCCACCGCCGCCACCCAGAACGCCAGCGCCCCCCACAGCCAGATCATCGCGCCATCCCCATCCGCCGCAGGGTCATCGCCTCGATCCGCCCGACCACCCCCACCAGCACCGCCGCCATCGCGGCAGCGGCGAACAGCGCCGACCAGATCTGTACCGTCTGCCCGTAGTAAGACCCGCTCAGCAGCCGCGCGCCCAGGCCCGCAGGCTGGTTCAGTTCTCCGACAATCGCCCCCACCAGCGCCGCCGCGATCCCGACCTTCAAGCTGGCAAAAAGATAGGGCATCGACGAGGGCAGCCGCAGCGACCAGAACACCCGCGACGCCGGCGCCGAATAGGTTTTCAGCAGGTCAAGCTGCATCGCATCGGGGCTGCGCAGCCCCTTGACCATCCCCACCACCACCGGAAAAAAGCTCAGATACGCGCTGATGATCGCCTTGGTCACCATGGCACTTGCCCCCAGCGCGTTCATCACCACCGCCAGCATCGGCGCAATCGCGATGATCGGGATCATCTGGCTGGCAATCGCCCAGGGCATCACGCTCAGGTCCATCGCCTTGTTGTGCAGGATGCCCACCGCCAGCAGCACCCCCAGCCCGGTGCCGATCACGAAGCCCAGGAGCGTGCCCGACAGCGTCACCC is part of the Paracoccaceae bacterium Fryx2 genome and harbors:
- a CDS encoding ABC transporter permease, which gives rise to MIWLWGALAFWVAAVALNAALARRAARYPVLRLVVPAVFGVTLLVVWEGVVRGLGVSPVILPPPSAVGARLVGSLPVLWGDFVQTFLKGALSGYVIGCGAAVAVAIAIDRSVFLQRGLLPVGNFVAALPIVGIAPIMVMWFGFDWHSKAAVVVVMVFFPVLVNTVAGLKATEAMQRDLMATYSASYGQTLRKLRLPAAMPFIFNGLKIAATLALIGAIVAEFFGSPTRGMGFRITAEIGKLGLDMIWATIAVAALAGSAFYGAIALIERAVTFWHPSQRN
- a CDS encoding ABC transporter permease subunit, producing the protein MKSVLPILTVLGVIVAVWYGAAVWLNAPWERDQAARAGTELSVAQLLPLTMAQDRPVLPAPHQVVAGLWEGVTGQAVTSRRSLVYHGWVTLSGTLLGFVIGTGLGVLLAVGILHNKAMDLSVMPWAIASQMIPIIAIAPMLAVVMNALGASAMVTKAIISAYLSFFPVVVGMVKGLRSPDAMQLDLLKTYSAPASRVFWSLRLPSSMPYLFASLKVGIAAALVGAIVGELNQPAGLGARLLSGSYYGQTVQIWSALFAAAAMAAVLVGVVGRIEAMTLRRMGMAR